One genomic region from Candidatus Defluviilinea gracilis encodes:
- a CDS encoding GAF domain-containing protein — MSKKKPVDKRLKKLFTGLEPEKTTSNSQEVSRRSSASKKDSPPPPSLTPESPTPALAAPVRSTAAPIRAQTSEQDISLAFDTGHSTWATLQVYNEAEKPAWDPEEELLVRQVADQLSLALQNAQLFQETQTRAEELTVLNEVGKALTGALSIEQITEVTYGGISRLFDTRNFYIAFYEQETNEIVFPHNVSESVVDRSITRIPLSRGFTGHMIRTKESILVGNGTDAWLQEHGETLMGEPAMSYLGVPLLTGDHVLGAIAIQDYHTPNKYNEHDLRLLTSFASQTAIAIQNAKLFEETRRRVEDTARLNRLVTELSESLDLNKNLQTIANEIADITSALHVGIALIDKEANQLVVMADAPAEDGKGGIGIRLPIQGNPTAEQVISTRKPLFINDTLNNPLTAHIRDVMAERGTQSLFVWPVIVGKDLIGTLGIDFSDPQHRISDHDYNLIEAILTQVQTTVQNSTLFGNTQRNAEELRVLFSAMQDVVLVIDRDTRYTRIAPTNPSRLFRPPEQLLGQRMDEILPEETHKPFRQAIHQALDTNSVVQIEYQLPAEGQNYWFLANISKLNENEVFWVARDITERKKSEEALQRRTTYLAMSSEIGRIVTSTLDLDTIFRKSVERISEGFDFYFTGIYSVEETGFNATLKGATGSAGEKLLAAHHSIVIGPQSIIGAVAETGKYKLVEDVAAESLFQASPHLPETRSELAIPLRIGQRTVGVIDIQSKQTHAFTEDDISVLQSLGDQVAVAIDNARSYELSQQLIKDLREVDKLKSQFLANMSHELRTPLNSIIGFSRVILKGIDGPITDMQQQDLSAIYNSGQHLLGLINDVLDLARIEAGKMELNFEEVNLADMVTSVLSTAKGLVKEKPIQLVQKVASGMPTVRGDAMRIRQVLINLLSNASKFTDEGSITVEAVTQRSPAGNMEALIKVIDTGPGISIEDQEKLFKAFSQVDGSATRKTGGSGLGLSICANLVQLHGGRIGVQSDANAGSAFWFTVPLFHQPLNTIPFDRKIILAIDDDPQVIGLYERYLTPQGYHVVALTDPALAKQRILDIKPFAVTLDIMMPEMDGWAILTDLKSDPATRDFPIIVCSILEQANKGFSLGAADYLIKPILEEDLVHALTRLDKDGTIKEILVIDDDPNDLRLMEKILTEQGHYKVTLAEGGRKGWEAIVTKAPEAIILDIFMPEIDGFTILEKLTENPSLRNIPVLVVSGGGLTNEQLNQLKDFGKRLLTKASFKEGELITTIEQALSRAVS; from the coding sequence ATGTCAAAGAAGAAGCCAGTCGACAAACGGCTTAAGAAGCTATTCACCGGGCTGGAACCGGAGAAGACGACTTCTAATTCGCAGGAAGTATCGCGCAGGTCCTCTGCCTCAAAGAAGGACTCGCCGCCGCCTCCCTCCCTTACGCCTGAGTCGCCCACCCCGGCCTTAGCCGCGCCTGTACGGTCAACAGCCGCGCCAATCCGCGCGCAAACCAGCGAGCAAGATATTTCCCTCGCGTTCGACACGGGTCACAGCACATGGGCGACCCTGCAGGTATATAACGAAGCCGAAAAACCGGCCTGGGATCCGGAAGAGGAGCTCCTCGTCCGCCAGGTGGCGGACCAGCTTTCGTTGGCATTGCAAAACGCGCAACTATTTCAGGAAACACAGACGCGCGCCGAGGAATTAACGGTTCTCAACGAAGTAGGGAAGGCTCTCACCGGCGCGTTGAGCATCGAACAGATCACAGAAGTCACCTACGGCGGCATTTCGCGCCTGTTCGACACAAGGAACTTCTACATTGCTTTTTACGAGCAAGAAACTAACGAGATCGTCTTTCCTCACAACGTGAGCGAATCGGTGGTGGATCGTTCGATCACGCGCATACCATTAAGTCGCGGCTTCACGGGACACATGATTCGCACAAAGGAAAGCATTTTAGTCGGCAACGGAACCGACGCCTGGTTACAAGAACATGGGGAGACGCTGATGGGAGAGCCAGCCATGTCGTATCTGGGCGTGCCGCTCCTCACCGGCGACCATGTGTTAGGCGCCATCGCCATTCAGGATTATCACACCCCCAACAAATACAACGAACACGACCTCCGCTTATTAACGTCGTTTGCCAGCCAGACAGCGATCGCTATTCAAAACGCAAAACTCTTCGAGGAGACCCGCCGTCGCGTGGAAGATACCGCCCGCCTCAACCGGCTGGTTACCGAGCTATCAGAATCGCTGGATTTGAACAAAAACCTTCAAACCATCGCAAACGAGATCGCGGATATCACTTCCGCCCTGCATGTAGGCATTGCGCTGATCGACAAGGAGGCGAACCAACTTGTCGTCATGGCAGACGCGCCAGCAGAGGATGGCAAAGGCGGGATCGGGATACGATTACCCATTCAGGGAAACCCAACCGCGGAACAGGTGATTTCAACCCGAAAACCATTGTTCATCAACGATACGTTGAACAACCCTCTTACGGCTCACATCCGCGATGTGATGGCTGAGCGCGGCACGCAAAGCCTGTTCGTCTGGCCCGTAATCGTCGGAAAAGACTTGATCGGCACATTAGGCATCGATTTCTCCGATCCTCAACACCGTATTTCCGATCACGATTACAACCTGATCGAAGCCATCCTTACCCAAGTCCAGACCACCGTACAAAACTCGACACTTTTCGGAAACACACAAAGAAACGCGGAAGAGTTGCGCGTTCTTTTCTCAGCCATGCAGGATGTGGTGCTCGTGATCGACAGGGATACCCGCTATACTCGTATCGCGCCTACCAACCCTTCGCGCCTGTTTCGCCCCCCCGAACAGTTACTGGGCCAGCGCATGGACGAAATCCTTCCCGAGGAAACTCACAAACCCTTCAGGCAGGCGATCCACCAGGCGCTGGACACAAATAGCGTCGTTCAGATCGAATATCAATTGCCCGCCGAGGGTCAAAACTATTGGTTCCTCGCGAACATTTCCAAACTGAACGAGAATGAAGTGTTCTGGGTGGCGCGCGATATTACCGAGCGCAAAAAATCCGAGGAAGCCCTGCAACGCAGGACCACCTATCTTGCAATGTCTTCCGAGATCGGAAGAATTGTCACATCCACGCTTGACCTGGACACGATCTTTAGGAAGTCTGTGGAACGTATTAGCGAAGGTTTCGATTTTTATTTCACCGGCATTTACAGCGTGGAAGAAACCGGGTTCAACGCCACCCTGAAAGGCGCCACAGGGAGCGCGGGCGAGAAATTATTGGCGGCTCATCATTCTATTGTGATTGGACCCCAATCCATTATCGGCGCCGTGGCAGAGACCGGCAAATACAAATTGGTGGAAGATGTGGCGGCAGAGTCGCTCTTTCAAGCCAGCCCTCACTTGCCGGAGACCCGCTCCGAACTGGCGATCCCACTTCGGATCGGTCAGCGCACAGTTGGCGTCATCGATATTCAATCGAAGCAGACCCACGCGTTTACCGAAGACGATATCTCCGTGCTTCAATCGTTAGGCGATCAAGTTGCCGTGGCGATCGATAATGCCCGCTCTTACGAACTCTCTCAGCAACTCATTAAAGACCTGCGCGAAGTGGACAAATTGAAGAGTCAATTCCTCGCCAATATGAGCCACGAGTTGCGCACGCCGCTAAACTCCATCATCGGATTCTCGCGCGTGATCCTAAAAGGGATCGACGGTCCCATCACAGATATGCAACAACAAGACCTCTCTGCCATCTACAACTCGGGACAACACCTGCTAGGTCTGATCAACGACGTGCTCGACCTTGCCCGCATCGAAGCAGGCAAGATGGAATTGAACTTCGAAGAAGTGAACCTGGCAGACATGGTCACAAGCGTGCTTTCCACGGCAAAGGGTCTCGTCAAAGAAAAACCGATTCAACTTGTGCAGAAAGTTGCGTCTGGCATGCCCACCGTGCGCGGCGACGCGATGCGCATCCGCCAGGTGCTCATCAACTTGCTGTCGAATGCCTCCAAATTTACCGACGAAGGCTCGATCACTGTGGAAGCCGTTACTCAACGAAGCCCGGCTGGAAATATGGAAGCGCTCATCAAAGTCATCGACACCGGCCCCGGTATTTCAATCGAGGATCAGGAGAAACTCTTCAAAGCGTTTTCACAAGTAGACGGATCGGCAACGCGGAAAACAGGCGGCTCCGGGCTGGGGCTGTCGATTTGCGCCAATCTTGTGCAACTGCACGGCGGGCGCATCGGCGTTCAAAGCGACGCGAACGCAGGCTCGGCATTTTGGTTCACCGTTCCGTTATTCCACCAGCCGCTCAACACAATACCGTTCGACCGGAAAATCATCCTTGCCATCGATGATGACCCGCAGGTGATCGGCTTATACGAACGCTATCTAACTCCGCAGGGTTATCACGTGGTCGCATTGACCGACCCCGCGCTCGCCAAACAACGCATACTCGACATCAAACCATTTGCCGTGACGCTCGATATCATGATGCCCGAAATGGACGGCTGGGCGATTCTGACCGACTTGAAGTCTGATCCTGCCACCCGCGATTTTCCCATCATCGTCTGCTCGATCCTCGAACAGGCAAACAAGGGATTCAGCCTCGGCGCCGCCGATTACCTGATCAAGCCGATCCTTGAGGAAGACCTTGTTCACGCGCTCACCCGTTTGGACAAGGATGGCACGATCAAGGAAATCCTCGTGATCGACGATGACCCGAACGACTTGCGCCTGATGGAAAAAATCCTTACCGAGCAGGGTCATTACAAGGTGACCCTGGCTGAAGGCGGGCGGAAAGGTTGGGAAGCGATCGTGACAAAAGCCCCAGAAGCCATCATCCTCGATATCTTTATGCCGGAAATCGACGGGTTCACAATTCTAGAGAAGCTGACAGAAAATCCATCGCTCCGTAATATCCCCGTGCTCGTGGTTAGCGGGGGCGGCTTGACCAACGAACAACTCAACCAATTAAAGGATTTCGGAAAGCGCCTGCTCACCAAGGCTTCCTTCAAAGAAGGCGAATTGATCACCACCATCGAACAGGCGTTGAGTCGAGCGGTTTCATAA
- a CDS encoding ParA family protein — MAHIMAISNEKGGVAKTTTTLSLGAALAELNHRVLLIDLDPQANLSLALGLETGEAETTSANVLIENAPLSVAIRKTDIPHLDLVSSNSRIESAEQYLPMRSNYLTTLRSAVQLVEPSYDYILLDCPPALGAITLNALSASNLLIIPTQAEYFSAYALRNMMGSIRRIRQETNPNLAYRILVTLLDRRNRTHRNIFEQLQTTFGQGVFTSVIEIDTKLRESPIAGMPITQYRPTSRGSQQYRILAQELIEYVKEEASRQTA; from the coding sequence ATGGCACATATCATGGCAATTTCAAATGAAAAAGGCGGCGTCGCCAAAACCACAACCACGCTCTCTCTCGGCGCGGCGCTCGCTGAATTAAATCACCGGGTTCTATTGATCGACTTGGACCCGCAGGCAAACCTAAGCCTGGCGCTTGGGCTGGAGACTGGCGAAGCGGAGACCACATCGGCAAACGTGTTGATCGAAAATGCGCCGTTGAGCGTCGCCATCAGAAAAACAGACATCCCTCATCTAGACCTGGTGTCATCCAATTCGCGCATCGAAAGCGCGGAGCAATACCTGCCCATGAGGAGCAATTACCTCACCACCCTGCGCTCTGCCGTTCAACTCGTTGAACCTTCATACGATTACATCCTGCTCGATTGCCCACCCGCCCTAGGGGCGATCACCCTCAACGCCCTTTCCGCCTCCAACCTGCTTATCATACCCACCCAGGCTGAATATTTTTCCGCGTACGCCCTCCGCAACATGATGGGTTCCATCCGCCGCATCAGGCAGGAGACCAACCCAAATCTTGCATACCGCATCCTCGTCACCCTGCTAGACCGCCGCAACCGCACGCATCGCAACATCTTCGAGCAACTGCAAACCACCTTCGGGCAGGGCGTCTTCACCAGCGTGATCGAGATCGACACCAAACTCAGGGAAAGCCCCATAGCAGGGATGCCCATCACCCAATACCGCCCCACCAGTCGAGGCTCGCAACAATATCGGATCCTTGCACAGGAGTTAATCGAGTATGTCAAAGAAGAAGCCAGTCGACAAACGGCTTAA
- a CDS encoding GAF domain-containing protein has product MNNRAATPRSARSLTTILALSFLGLSALVLFLSTATQLALTVQTQQRELEERQLLLAENAGSSVSDFIEKKFSAMTAAISLSEPLEASPSEQASFLDRLLNLEPAFRQLALIDQQGQQLESTSRVSITLSPAFEEQITQGLATLSQGSDRYLSEVYVDEDTIEPLIALAMPIRTTSGSNAGFLVAEVNLKFIWDLVGSLRVGDTGYAYVVDSHGDLIAYRDTSTVLQGLNVSNVGNLGEFVKDPSATSSQTVGVQQYVGLSGQTVVGTFVPLQPLQWAVVIELPWREAYQNVFALGIRTLALFLVIAVLAGLFGYYSARRASAPLVDLSHVATEIAGGNLHAQAKSTGAIELDHLAASFNDMTAQLRDSIANLEQRVTDRTTALEASRLESEQRAKDLLAISEVSRIINVEKNPDILLPLITRLVSEKFNFYHVGIFLLDDTKRSAILQATNSEGGQRMLLRGHALAIGQGIVGTVALEGKPRIALDVGDESVFFNNPDLPSTRSEMALPMKIREQVIGVLDVQSQRRGEFTEDDLNILGILASQVSVAIENARLFAKTEQALSEVQSLYNQYLQKEWKNLRTRAGDVGYRQSPTGGAPLKTPLDFPELQTPEGAGRLHVRQANSPEEESSVLAPINLRGQVIGAMSIKSPAKDRAWSQDEINLIQAVTDRLAVALENARLFEETTRRAERERLVSEITGKIRSVNDPQTMIQMAADELRSILGANRVQVISESSNENEQ; this is encoded by the coding sequence ATGAACAATAGAGCCGCAACACCACGGTCCGCGCGCAGTTTGACCACGATCCTGGCGCTTAGCTTCTTGGGCTTAAGCGCCCTGGTCCTATTCCTATCCACCGCCACACAACTCGCGCTCACCGTACAGACCCAGCAAAGAGAATTGGAGGAAAGGCAGTTGCTCCTCGCAGAGAATGCGGGTTCGAGCGTGAGCGATTTTATCGAGAAAAAGTTCAGCGCGATGACAGCCGCCATCAGCCTTTCAGAACCCCTGGAGGCATCTCCATCAGAACAAGCCTCCTTCCTGGACAGACTCCTCAACCTGGAGCCGGCCTTCAGGCAACTTGCCCTGATCGACCAGCAAGGACAGCAACTCGAATCCACATCGCGCGTGTCCATCACACTCTCCCCTGCGTTTGAAGAACAAATCACACAAGGGTTGGCAACTCTCTCTCAAGGCTCAGACCGATACTTAAGCGAAGTCTATGTGGACGAAGATACCATTGAGCCGCTGATCGCGCTGGCAATGCCGATTAGAACCACATCCGGAAGCAATGCGGGATTTCTGGTCGCCGAGGTCAACTTGAAATTCATCTGGGATCTTGTCGGCTCATTACGAGTAGGCGACACAGGCTACGCCTATGTTGTGGATAGCCACGGAGATTTGATCGCCTACAGAGACACCAGCACGGTCTTGCAAGGTCTCAACGTCAGCAATGTTGGGAACTTGGGCGAGTTCGTAAAAGACCCCTCAGCAACTTCAAGCCAAACCGTTGGCGTTCAACAATACGTTGGGCTGAGTGGTCAAACTGTTGTTGGCACATTTGTCCCACTCCAGCCGCTTCAATGGGCTGTTGTGATCGAGCTACCCTGGCGCGAGGCATATCAGAATGTTTTTGCCCTCGGAATACGCACTCTAGCCTTATTTCTGGTCATCGCCGTCCTGGCTGGCTTGTTCGGGTATTACAGCGCGCGACGCGCCTCTGCCCCGCTCGTCGATCTATCTCATGTGGCTACCGAAATCGCAGGCGGCAATCTCCATGCGCAAGCCAAAAGCACCGGCGCCATAGAACTCGACCATCTTGCCGCATCCTTCAACGACATGACCGCCCAACTGCGCGACTCGATCGCAAACCTCGAGCAACGCGTGACAGACCGCACCACCGCGCTTGAAGCATCGCGCCTTGAAAGTGAACAACGGGCAAAAGACCTGCTTGCGATCAGCGAAGTATCCCGCATCATCAACGTCGAGAAAAATCCCGACATTCTCCTCCCCCTGATCACCCGCCTGGTCAGCGAAAAATTCAACTTTTATCACGTCGGCATCTTCCTGCTCGACGATACAAAGCGATCAGCCATCCTCCAAGCCACAAACAGCGAAGGCGGTCAGCGCATGCTACTGCGCGGACACGCATTGGCGATTGGGCAGGGCATTGTAGGAACCGTTGCCCTGGAAGGGAAACCCCGCATCGCCCTCGACGTGGGAGATGAATCGGTTTTCTTCAACAACCCCGACCTCCCATCCACCCGTTCCGAGATGGCTCTGCCAATGAAGATCCGCGAACAGGTGATCGGCGTGTTGGATGTGCAAAGCCAGCGGCGGGGTGAATTCACAGAGGACGACCTCAATATCCTCGGCATTCTCGCCAGCCAGGTCTCGGTTGCCATTGAAAATGCCAGGCTGTTTGCAAAAACAGAACAAGCCCTGTCTGAAGTCCAAAGCCTTTATAACCAATACCTCCAAAAGGAGTGGAAGAATTTGCGCACGCGCGCCGGAGATGTTGGGTACCGACAATCACCCACCGGCGGCGCGCCCCTCAAGACCCCGCTGGACTTCCCCGAACTCCAAACGCCAGAAGGGGCCGGCAGGCTCCACGTCCGGCAGGCAAATAGCCCGGAGGAAGAATCGTCCGTCCTCGCGCCGATCAACTTACGCGGGCAAGTCATCGGCGCAATGAGCATCAAATCTCCCGCCAAAGATCGCGCCTGGTCTCAAGACGAGATCAACCTCATCCAGGCGGTCACCGACCGTTTGGCAGTGGCGCTCGAAAATGCCCGCCTGTTCGAGGAAACAACCCGACGCGCAGAGCGGGAACGGTTAGTCTCTGAAATCACCGGCAAAATTCGCAGTGTGAACGACCCGCAAACCATGATCCAAATGGCGGCGGACGAACTGCGCAGTATCCTTGGAGCAAACCGCGTACAGGTGATCTCCGAATCGTCGAATGAAAATGAACAATAA
- a CDS encoding GAF domain-containing protein produces the protein MKRIAAAITRWFLSLTYPRKFNVITVIFLLPIIAFIPLIRNQTERIDRYGTHELFGTLYLRSLWNLTDAIQHHQAVSLSYLNGDADFSEVRAAQGLVDAEFENYKFVQSQEILSAEFRAEEESIASLWTALKGSIRDSAPEEALNAHSKILDEISLLVSRVGDYSYLILDPDLDTYYTMDAVLLNLPQNQALLTESRAIINSYSGEGTLTSDDEIRLRILAETLATRLSSMDRNITVAVQNTTTPAITSLGSAFVEYRTANAAVIDTLNRLSSNPQLSDNAVRESNEIFDTARSASLSFYNASSEGLQKGVAARINSLVLQFYVIALVALVSVASAFLLGQNIMNSISKPLFQLAETSQKIAVGDLTARVPVESSDEVGKVASAFNQMADELEAEKAAIISRSRELEAANQTSTQRAQDLQSIGEISKVITSEHKLDTLLPLITNLVSEKFKFYHVGIFLLDDRNENVVLEATNSEGGKKMLSRAHRLQVGSGIVGYVAATSLPRIALDVGSDSVFFNNPDLPQTRSEMAVPLRVSEVTIGALDVQSTEPNAFNDDDISTLATLADQVAIAIQNSRNFETAQRLIEHAQQTSGLVMKESWQAIKSQSQLLSYRASSPGISRKDAQVAPEVLEKIKADRKPVVLEGNNFQLAVPIQLSNNVVGVLNIRLPENHTPDQDEIDIARAVGDRLSLALESTTLLEAAQRRAEYERMTSDISTKIGASTRFESILRTAAEELSQALGGSDVLVQIQPSAAGTTSERGDHGGARSPNAEDRRSHEQ, from the coding sequence ATGAAAAGAATCGCCGCCGCAATCACCCGCTGGTTTTTGAGCCTCACGTATCCGCGTAAATTCAACGTGATCACCGTGATCTTTCTGCTTCCGATCATTGCGTTCATTCCCCTGATCCGGAACCAAACGGAACGTATCGATCGCTACGGGACCCACGAATTATTCGGAACGCTCTACCTCCGCTCGCTGTGGAATCTCACAGATGCCATACAGCATCATCAGGCTGTCAGTTTGAGTTACCTGAACGGCGATGCAGATTTCTCCGAAGTCCGGGCGGCGCAGGGGTTGGTTGACGCCGAATTCGAAAACTATAAATTCGTCCAAAGCCAGGAAATTCTCTCTGCCGAATTCCGCGCTGAAGAGGAATCGATCGCATCACTTTGGACGGCATTGAAAGGTTCCATTCGGGACAGCGCCCCAGAGGAAGCCCTTAATGCGCACAGCAAAATCCTCGATGAGATCAGCCTGCTGGTATCGCGCGTAGGCGATTATTCATACCTCATCCTCGACCCAGACCTGGATACCTACTACACCATGGACGCGGTGCTGTTGAATCTGCCGCAAAATCAGGCTTTGCTGACCGAGTCGCGCGCAATCATCAACTCGTATAGCGGCGAAGGAACGCTCACGAGCGACGATGAGATTCGCCTGCGAATCCTTGCCGAAACACTGGCGACCAGGCTCTCAAGCATGGACAGGAATATAACCGTTGCCGTTCAGAATACGACAACGCCAGCAATCACCTCCCTCGGCTCCGCGTTCGTCGAGTATCGCACAGCCAATGCCGCCGTGATCGACACCCTCAACAGGCTTAGTTCCAACCCCCAACTCTCAGACAATGCCGTTAGGGAGTCCAACGAAATATTCGATACGGCTCGAAGCGCAAGCCTATCCTTCTACAATGCCAGTTCAGAAGGTTTACAAAAGGGAGTCGCGGCCCGTATCAACTCGCTCGTCCTCCAATTTTATGTCATTGCCCTCGTGGCGCTTGTCAGCGTTGCGAGCGCGTTCCTACTCGGGCAAAATATCATGAACTCCATTAGTAAACCGCTCTTCCAACTGGCGGAAACTTCCCAGAAGATCGCCGTGGGAGACCTAACTGCTCGCGTGCCCGTGGAATCATCCGATGAGGTCGGCAAAGTTGCAAGCGCGTTCAATCAAATGGCGGACGAGTTGGAAGCGGAGAAAGCCGCCATTATTTCCCGTTCGCGCGAATTGGAAGCCGCAAACCAGACAAGCACTCAAAGGGCGCAGGATTTGCAATCGATTGGCGAAATTTCAAAAGTAATCACAAGCGAGCACAAACTCGATACCCTTCTGCCGTTGATCACAAATCTGGTGAGTGAAAAATTCAAGTTTTATCACGTCGGCATCTTCCTGCTCGACGACCGCAATGAAAACGTCGTCCTGGAAGCGACAAACAGCGAAGGCGGGAAAAAGATGCTGAGCCGCGCCCACCGCTTACAAGTGGGATCGGGAATCGTTGGATACGTTGCCGCCACAAGCCTGCCACGCATCGCCCTAGACGTTGGATCTGATTCGGTTTTCTTCAACAACCCCGACCTGCCCCAGACGCGCTCAGAAATGGCTGTTCCGCTTCGGGTCTCGGAGGTCACAATCGGCGCGCTGGATGTGCAAAGTACCGAACCTAACGCGTTCAACGATGACGATATCTCCACCCTTGCCACACTTGCCGACCAGGTAGCCATTGCGATCCAAAACTCGCGGAATTTCGAAACCGCTCAACGGCTGATCGAACACGCGCAACAGACCTCCGGGCTTGTCATGAAAGAATCCTGGCAAGCGATCAAATCACAAAGCCAATTGTTGTCCTACCGCGCGTCATCGCCCGGCATTTCCCGCAAGGATGCGCAAGTGGCTCCCGAGGTTCTGGAAAAAATCAAAGCAGATCGAAAGCCGGTGGTGCTGGAAGGCAACAATTTCCAACTCGCCGTTCCTATTCAACTATCCAACAATGTGGTTGGGGTTTTGAACATCCGCTTACCTGAAAACCACACCCCAGACCAGGATGAGATCGATATCGCTCGCGCGGTAGGCGACCGCCTCTCCCTGGCGCTTGAATCCACAACCTTGCTTGAAGCGGCGCAACGACGCGCAGAATACGAACGCATGACTTCAGACATTTCAACCAAGATCGGCGCGTCCACACGCTTTGAATCAATCTTGCGCACCGCCGCAGAGGAACTCAGCCAGGCGCTCGGCGGATCGGATGTGCTTGTGCAGATCCAACCGTCAGCCGCGGGAACAACTTCTGAACGCGGCGACCACGGCGGCGCTCGTTCGCCCAACGCGGAGGACCGGAGAAGCCATGAACAATAG